The Leishmania braziliensis MHOM/BR/75/M2904 complete genome, chromosome 9 genome includes a window with the following:
- a CDS encoding putative serine/threonine protein phosphatase codes for MPSDLMELSREELISYVLDLQSENNALSRQLRSMATKRCSGSSPNQVLPSGSGGVGAVHSDPSMLITASPTAMRRNGSLSIVSEGPLSAAERLSGRVGGLPPAPSFEISMSVIVIENGAALSVPLSSVLDKTYGRQDLRDADTPVVSSKYLRDTSSFRTQRFSLGSPGATGCAGTDASPSLNIDEECFSSVSPGRLSCALGRGSVLMHGSGAKAGNGGEEVDDEPHPKDPRAGSAGVAASSLAQRAGVAHLNLRRDLLFARDLSLDADAILTHQTLRLFNQQFARDANMLSPMSSYGNAVYHYIVKTFAVRNGCEHSPDDVEGFGRTLINLCEEAKCILMNEPRHGSVASPCYVFGDLHGNFRDLFYFMDNLISFQDLRYTPHRFVFLGDYVDRGEFSVEVVAYLLSMKVLAPHKVLLLRGNHEDTLVSGDISGYGNTSFRAQCHSTFGAALGEELWHRASEAFAHLPLTANIDKKIYCTHGGIPRYSGGVDDRLDILKSADFPMMESFFQAPENETPQHRMYRQIGMDTCWADPAENESELDMFGFGSNPRGTGVILFGSKAVDDFLDHFHFEYIFRAHQEKSDGLKLSKSARVFTIFSTSAYVGHQNGAGVVLVAEGKIRLIVKTADTYEEEDYVTEEGDGHRR; via the coding sequence ATGCCCAGCGACTTGATGGAGCTCTCCCGCGAGGAGCTTATTAGCTATGTTCTGGACCTTCAGTCGGAGAACAACGCGCTGAgccggcagctgcgcagcatgGCGAccaagcgctgcagcgggtcCTCACCGAACCAAGTCCTTCCCAGTGGTagcggcggcgtcggcgcggTGCACAGCGACCCTTCCATGCTTATCACAGCCAGCCCAACCGCTATGCGGCGCAACGGCAGCCTCTCCATCGTCTCTGAAGGCCCCCTATcagcggcggagcggctgagtggtcgtgtgggtgggctgccgccggcgccgaGCTTCGAGATATCCATGTCAGTAATCGTCATCGAGAACGGCGCCGCGCTTTcggtgccgctctcctcagTGCTCGACAAGACGTACGGTCGCCAAGACCTGCGCGACGCTGACACGCCGGTGGTCTCGTCGAAGTACTTGCGGGACACCAGCTCGTTTCGGACGCAGCGCTTTTCCCTCGGCAGCCCCGGCGCCACCGGCTGCGCTGGGACAGATGCGTCCCCTAGCCTGAACATAGACGAGGAATGCTTCAGCAGCGTTAGTCCAGGGCGGCTAAGCTGTGCGCTTGGACGCGGTAGCGTGCTTATGCATGGGAGCGGTGCCAAAGCAGGTAACGGTGGTGAGGAGGTTGACGATGAGCCGCACCCGAAGGACCCTCGCGCTGGCTCAGccggcgtcgccgcctccagcctcgcgcagcgcgcTGGCGTGGCGCACTTAAACCTTCGCCGCGATCTCCTCTTTGCACGCGACCTTTCACTGGACGCGGACGCCATCCTCACCCATCAGACGCTGCGGCTCTTCAACCAGCAGTTCGCGCGGGACGCAAACATGCTGTCGCCCATGTCCTCGTACGGCAATGCGGTGTACCACTACATCGTCAAGACTTTTGCGGTCCGCAACGGCTGCGAGCATTCGCCGGATGACGTGGAGGGTTTTGGCCGAACGCTCATTAACCTGTGCGAGGAGGCGAAGTGCATACTGATGAATGAGCCACGGCACGGGTCCGTCGCGTCGCCGTGCTACGTCTTTGGCGACTTGCACGGCAACTTCCGCGACCTTTTCTACTTCATGGACAACCTTATTAGCTTCCAGGATCTGCGCTACACCCCGCACCGCTTCGTTTTCCTCGGCGACTACGTTGACCGTGGCGAGTTCAGCGTCGAAGTTGTCGCCTACCTACTCTCAATGAAAGTGCTTGCCCCGCAcaaggtgctgctgttgcgcgGCAACCACGAAGACACCCTCGTGAGCGGCGACATATCCGGCTACGGCAATACGAGCTTCCGTGCCCAATGCCACAGCACCTTTGGCGCCGCCCTCGGTGAGGAACTGTGGCACCGCGCAAGTGAGGCCTTTGCCCATCTGCCGCTGACGGCCAACATTGACAAGAAGATCTACTGCACTCACGGTGGCATCCCGCGCtacagcggtggcgtcgaCGACCGGCTCGACATTTTGAAGAGCGCTGACTTCCCGATGATGGAGTCGTTCTTCCAGGCTCCAGAGAACGagacgccgcagcaccgcatgTACCGCCAAATAGGGATGGATACGTGCTGGGCCGACCCGGCCGAGAACGAGAGTGAGCTCGATATGTTCGGCTTTGGCTCCAACCCGCGCGGCACTGGTGTCATCCTGTTCGGCTCCAAGGCGGTGGACGACTTCCTCGACCACTTCCACTTTGAGTACATCTTTCGGGCGCATCAGGAGAAGTCCGATGGACTGAAGCTGAGCAAGAGCGCTCGCGTCTTCACCATCTTCAGCACGAGCGCCTACGTGGGCCACCAGAATGGCGCCGGTGTGGTGCTCGTCGCCGAGGGGAAGATTCGCCTGATTGTGAAGACGGCAGACACGTATGAAGAAGAAGACTACGTAACGGAAGAGGGAGATGGCCATCGGCGCTAA